From Cannabis sativa cultivar Pink pepper isolate KNU-18-1 chromosome 8, ASM2916894v1, whole genome shotgun sequence, a single genomic window includes:
- the LOC133030582 gene encoding secreted RxLR effector protein 161-like, with protein sequence MHTCSPGKAPIVKGDKFSKGQCPQNDKERDEMKVVPYASVVGSLMYAQVCTRPDIAFVVGVLGRYLSDPGLSHWKAAKKVMRYLQGTKDHMLTYRRADTLDIVGFSDADYAGCVDDKKSTSGYIFMMTGGVVSWKSVKQTLTASSTMEAEYMACYEATCQAIWLRNFISALGVMDSISRPLKLYCDNSAAVAFSRNVRSTSRSKHIDIKYYFVKEKVTESLISIEYTPSTGMLADPLTKGLPICVFLEHVARMGLLKA encoded by the coding sequence ATGCATACTTGTTCACCTGGAAAGGCACCAATAGTGAAAGGTGACAAATTCTCAAAGGGCCAATGTCCACAAAATGACAAAGAGAGAGATGAAATGAAAGTGGTTCCTTATGCGTCAGTTGTGGGTAGTCTGATGTACGCTCAAGTATGCACACGCCCTGATATTGCTTTTGTTGTTGGCGTGTTGGGTAGATACTTGAGTGATCCTGGACTTAGCCATTGGAAAGCGGCTAAGAAGGTCATGCGGTATCTTCAGGGTACCAAGGATCATATGTTGACTTATCGGCGAGCTGACACTCTTGATATAGTTGGGTTTAGTGACGCTGATTATGCAGGATGCGTGGATGATAAGAAATCCACATCAGGCTACATTTTCATGATGACTGGAGGAGTTGTTTCgtggaaaagtgtcaaacagacactcACAGCATCCTCAACAATGGAGGCAGAGTATATGGCGTGTTATGAGGCTACTTGTCAGGCAATATGGCTGCGGAACTTCATTTCAGCATTGGGTGTTATGGACTCTATCTCGAGGCCGCTGAAATTATATTGTGATAATTCCGCAGCAGTAGCTTTCTCTAGAAATGTTAGAAGTACTTCCCGTTCTAAACACATTGACATAAAGTACTATTTTGTTAAAGAGAAAGTTACAGAGTCTCTTATTTCCATTGAATACACGCCTAGCACTGGCATGTTAGCAGACCCACTAACGAAAGGCTTACCCATATGTGTATTTTTGGAGCATGTTGCTCGAATGGGATTGTTAAAAGCCTAG
- the LOC115698793 gene encoding uncharacterized protein LOC115698793, giving the protein MAYSTSRIFLYPLKQSLPAITSSSYSSFTSSPRPFLYTKWEPLKRLMKGFEPVLRSRISGFQYILNTQRRYFQNFCLPGGKIRLKNAIAVSTVFGLVTFAPRVSYAIDDFDNLVYEHHQEPWGASGVEKDSNVFWTFAKRFWLPIFFIVTVISHLGDPVTLVAFKVLLFLFSTKPSPFSVYVFVDELCNRSMQQEPSLFGVKTLYAHKVEVRDYKLLCLARVEVRDQKFSLVGILGGWWSLPSPSQGVYSILRLIQKLKVQQLELSI; this is encoded by the exons ATGGCTTATTCCACTTCCAGAATATTTCTTTATCCACTTAAGCAATCTCTTCCTGCAATCAcatcttcttcttattcttcatTCACTTCTTCTCCAAGACCATTTT TGTATACCAAATGGGAACCTTTGAAGAGATTGATGAAGGGCTTTGAACCTGTACTGCGTAGCCGTATCTCGGGATTTCAGTATATATTAAATACCCAAAGAAGATATTTTCAGAATTTCTGTTTACCAG GAGGTAAAATAAGATTGAAAAATGCTATTGCAGTGTCAACTGTTTTTGGATTAGTGACTTTTGCTCCTCGTGTGTCATATGCTATAGATG ACTTTGATAATTTGGTGTATGAGCATCATCAAGAACCATGGGGTGCTTCAGGTGTAGAAAAAGATTCAAATGTCTTTTGGACATTTGCTAAGAGATTCTGGTTGCCTATTTTTTTCATTGTCACTGTGATCTCACATTTGGGTGATCCCGTTACGCTAGTTGCATTCAAAGTTCTGCTTTTCCTCTTCAGCACAAAGCCTAGTCCTTTCTCAGTCTATGTTTTTGTCGACGAG CTGTGTAATCGATCTATGCAGCAAGAGCCTAGCTTGTTTGGTGTAAAG ACTCTGTATGCACACAAAGTCGAAGTTCGAGACTACAAGCTTCTTTGCCTTGCAAGAGTGGAAGTAAGAGATCAAAAGTTCTCTTTAGTTGGAATTCTTGGGGGTTGGTGGTCTTTACCTAGCCCAAGTCAAGGAGTTTATTCTATACTTAGACTCATACAGAAACTAAAAGTACAACAGCTTGAGCTCAGTATTTAA
- the LOC115698595 gene encoding high affinity nitrate transporter 2.7 codes for MEEGPPYYNKLFPLPVDHDNKATIFRPFSISSPHMRAFHLAWLSLFSSFFSTFSIPPLTPLIRRDLNLTQADISRAGIASFVGSIFSRLAMGPACVLLGPRVTSATLSLLTAPALLAMSCLVSSPKKFIVVRFLVGFSLGNFVANQFWMSSMFSGPVVGLANGVAAGWANTGAGLTQLLMPIIYSVLNNSLNLPSNIAWRVAFVFPTAFQVATAILVLTFGQDRPISPVDYSSKHEKNNTTKDDLRAVLFQGLKNYRGWILAVLYGVCFGAELTTNNIIAVYFYDRFGVNINVAGVIAASFGMANLFSRPAGGLLSDELAKRFGMRGRLWGLWAVQTVAGLLCVLLGRCNSLWGSIVVLCGFSVSVQAAGALTFGVVPFVSKRSLGVISGMTGGGGPVGAVIVQLLLFSDSCKLSKQTSISLMGAMMIVFTLPITFIYFPQWGGMFSGPSDHTNSPTEHNLLLE; via the exons ATGGAAGAAGGGcctccatattataataaactCTTCCCCCTTCCCGTCGACCATGATAATAAGGCCACCATTTTCCGTCCATTCTCAATATCATCACCCCACATGAGAGCATTCCACTTGGCATGGCTATCTCTCTTCTCTTCCTTCTTCTCCACCTTCTCCATCCCTCCACTCACCCCACTCATCCGCCGCGACCTCAACCTCACCCAAGCCGACATAAGCCGAGCCGGCATAGCCTCTTTCGTCGGCTCAATCTTCTCCCGCCTAGCAATGGGACCCGCCTGCGTCCTCCTTGGCCCTAGAGTTACCTCCGCCACGCTCTCTCTCCTCACAGCCCCCGCCCTCCTCGCCATGTCGTGTCTCGTCTCTTCCCCTAAAAAATTCATCGTAGTTCGCTTCCTCGTCGGGTTTTCATTGGGAAATTTCGTGGCCAATCAATTCTGGATGAGCTCCATGTTCTCCGGTCCCGTGGTTGGCCTCGCCAACGGCGTCGCTGCCGGTTGGGCTAACACGGGAGCAGGTCTGACCCAGTTACTCATGCCAATTATTTACTCTGTTTTAAACAATTCCCTTAATTTGCCGTCTAACATCGCTTGGCGAGTGGCGTTTGTTTTCCCGACAGCGTTTCAAGTTGCAACGGCGATACTAGTGTTGACCTTCGGTCAAGACCGACCGATCAGCCCCGTTGACTACTCTTCGAAACATGAAAAGAACAACACAACAAAAGATGATTTACGCGCCGTTCTTTTTCAGGGCCTAAAGAACTACAGAGGTTGGATCTTGGCAGTGTTGTATGGGGTCTGTTTCGGTGCGGAGCTGACCACTAATAATATCATAGCCGTCTACTTTTACGACCGATTTGGGGTGAATATTAATGTCGCCGGAGTGATTGCTGCAAGCTTTGGGATGGCTAACTTATTTTCCAGGCCGGCCGGAGGGTTACTCTCCGACGAGTTGGCGAAGAGGTTTGGGATGAGAGGGAGACTTTGGGGTTTGTGGGCAGTGCAGACAGTGGCCGGGTTGCTCTGCGTGTTACTCGGCCGATGTAACTCGCTATGGGGCTCCATTGTTGTCTTGTGTGGATTCTCTGTGTCAGTTCAAGCTGCTGGAGCGCTCACGTTTGGCGTGGTGCCTTTCGTTTCCAAGAG GTCACTTGGAGTGATATCAGGTATGACAGGGGGTGGAGGACCTGTTGGGGCAGTAATTGTACAGCTGTTACTGTTCTCAGACTCTTGTAAACTATCTAAGCAGACAAGCATTTCTTTGATGGGAGCTATGATGATTGTTTTTACTCTTCCTATCACTTTCATCTACTTCCCTCAGTGGGGTGGGATGTTCTCTGGCCCATCTGATCATACTAATTCACCAACAGAACATAATCTTCTGCTTGAATAG
- the LOC133030583 gene encoding uncharacterized protein LOC133030583 produces MSFFEQKNDVSFGLYQPNDMSFFIDWEFFFEQQNDRLFLTLRHVVLHKRHVVFGKQHVVQELKNAHGALSILRTSAMLTLNGTNHKQWVESLMLNLTLMRVDLALRMDAPPKPADDATEKDKKSYEDWEHSNRCCLMLMRYHMDEFIRDSIPQIENAKDFLAAIKEKYKKFSKNEKNECLTLFHRTNYADTGDIRAHIDKLMGCYQKRKGMGLDLSEDYMVWFVMETIPSQFDSIRSSYNAQKEQWTIEEMTAILAKEEEDMKKGRARSISMVTNPNNSHKRKFTPNNSSDQRFHKKKATNPKGNGHASSYSTGHKNEFFKGKCNFGQCFGHKKADCRKLKAHLEKKGNDKSKKAE; encoded by the exons ATGTCGTTTTTTGAGcagaaaaacgacgtgtcgtttgggCTCTATCagccaaacgacatgtcgtttttcattGACTGGGAGTTCTTTTTTGAGCAGCAAAACGACAGGTTGTTTTTGACCCTGCGACACGTCGTCCTccacaaacgacatgtcgtttttggaAAACAACATGTCGTTCAGGAATTAAAAAATGCACATGGGG CTTTAAGCATTCTAAGAACCTCTGCCATGTTGACACTGAATGGAACCAACCACAAACAGTGGGTAGAATCTCTCATGTTGAATTTGACTCTTATGAGAGTGGATTTGGCCTTGAGAATGGATGCACCTCCTAAACCTGCTGATGATGCCACTGAAAAGGATAAGAAATCCTATGAGGATTGGGAGCATTCCAATCGCTGTTGTTTGATGCTTATGAGGTATCACATGGATGAGTTCATTCGTGATAGTATTCCTCAGATTGAAAATGCAAAGGATTTTCTTGCTGCCATTAAGGAAAAGTACAAAAAGTTCTCGAAGAATGAGAAAAATGAGTGCTTGACTTTGTTCCATCGCACTAATTATGCTGATACGGGTGATATTAGAGCCCACATTGACAAGCTCATGGGTTGTTACCAAAAGCGCAAGGGCATGGGATTGGATCTTAGTGAGGATTACATGGTGTGGTTTGTGATGGAAACCATTCCTTCTCAATTTGATTCGATCAGATCAAGCTACAATGCTCAAAAGGAGCAGTGGACCATTGAGGAGATGACTGCTATTCTTGCCAAAGAAGAAGAGGACATGAAAAAGGGGAGAGCAAGAAGTATCTCCATGGTGACCAATCCAAACAATTCTCACAAGAGAAAGTTCACTCCCAACAACTCTAGTGACCAAAGGTTTCATAAGAAGAAAGCCACCAATCCTAAGGGAAATGGACATGCTAGCTCTTATTCAACTGGTCATAAGAATGAGTTTTTCAAAGGGAAGTGCAACTTTGGTCAATGCTTCGGGCATAAGAAAGCTGATTGCCGAAAGCTTAAAGCTCACTTAGAGAAGAAAG GCAATGACAAGTCGAAGAAGGCCGAGTAG